The Alkalinema sp. FACHB-956 genome has a window encoding:
- a CDS encoding DUF4870 domain-containing protein, with translation MQGSYDSGKRSLLSLICHGFTLAGVSVVTIFAPIVVLMISDDPVVKANAKESINFHLNIWFWASVIGGIYGVLSFLTFGILGILLFPMIAFGFLWHFGWSIVAILKTLANPDEAFRYPFIFRVL, from the coding sequence ATGCAAGGCTCATATGATTCTGGTAAACGCAGCTTACTTTCATTGATTTGCCACGGATTTACCTTGGCCGGAGTTTCGGTTGTCACCATTTTTGCGCCGATCGTCGTGCTGATGATTTCCGACGATCCGGTGGTAAAAGCCAATGCCAAGGAGTCGATTAATTTCCACTTAAATATTTGGTTCTGGGCCAGCGTGATCGGTGGAATTTACGGCGTGTTGTCATTCCTGACCTTTGGCATTTTAGGGATTCTGCTCTTTCCAATGATTGCCTTTGGGTTCCTGTGGCACTTTGGTTGGTCGATCGTCGCTATTCTCAAAACCTTGGCCAATCCCGATGAAGCCTTCCGCTATCCCTTTATTTTCCGGGTACTGTAG
- a CDS encoding slipin family protein: MNSFLSYFIGLVLLASLSGFKIDREYQRGVIFRLGRSKGVMGPGLYWIIPMVDQKVQVDVRTCTVSIEPQETVTADSVTIRVNAVLYYRILDAAKAINRVQSYELAVYQTALTTLRNVVGQNILDDVLQNRDKINLRVQEIVDEVTEPWGIVIERVEIKDVEIPTSMQRAMAKEAEAIREKRARLIKAAAEQEASIKLAEASQNIALNPAALELRRLQMLTEVGTENNTTTIVMIPSDVINLAHRLANPAPLVNDSNSVAPRSDQPSDFTNQA, from the coding sequence ATGAACAGTTTTTTGAGTTATTTCATTGGATTAGTTTTGCTCGCTTCTTTATCCGGTTTTAAGATCGATCGGGAATATCAACGGGGTGTCATTTTTCGGTTGGGGCGATCGAAGGGTGTGATGGGGCCGGGACTGTACTGGATTATTCCCATGGTTGATCAAAAAGTACAGGTGGATGTGCGCACTTGTACCGTTAGCATTGAGCCCCAGGAAACAGTGACCGCAGATAGTGTAACCATTCGGGTCAATGCTGTGTTGTATTACCGAATTTTGGATGCAGCCAAGGCTATCAATCGGGTACAGAGCTATGAATTAGCCGTTTATCAAACAGCATTAACAACGCTGAGGAACGTCGTTGGACAAAACATTTTAGATGATGTTTTACAGAACCGAGACAAGATTAATTTGAGGGTTCAGGAGATTGTGGATGAAGTCACGGAACCTTGGGGAATTGTCATTGAACGGGTAGAAATTAAGGATGTGGAAATCCCGACGAGTATGCAACGGGCAATGGCAAAGGAAGCAGAAGCGATTCGAGAAAAACGGGCACGACTCATCAAAGCTGCCGCTGAGCAGGAAGCATCTATCAAGTTAGCTGAAGCCTCCCAGAACATTGCCCTGAATCCCGCTGCTCTGGAGCTACGACGGTTACAAATGCTGACGGAAGTGGGTACGGAAAATAACACAACGACGATCGTCATGATTCCATCCGATGTGATCAATCTCGCCCACCGACTGGCCAATCCAGCCCCCCTGGTGAATGACTCCAACTCTGTTGCGCCCCGTTCCGATCAACCATCGGACTTTACGAATCAGGCTTAA